The Solibacillus sp. FSL W7-1464 genome contains a region encoding:
- a CDS encoding NAD kinase codes for MKFSIQSRRDDQSNELMELAKSYLIDFGLQFDEQEPEIVLSIGGDGTLLHAFHRYLHRLDKTAFVGIHTGHLGFYADWKPSELEKLVLSIAKKEYNVVEYPLLEVQVHRQHSESSTFLALNEATIKSPDVTLVMDVELNGEHFERFRGDGLCISTPSGSTAYNKALGGAIIHPTLQALQITEMASINNRVFRTVGSSLVLPAHHNCVLKPVHEQQFNMTVDHISMTETDVKSITFNVANEKVRFARFRPFPFWERVHDSFISNE; via the coding sequence ATGAAGTTTTCAATACAATCACGCAGAGATGACCAATCAAATGAATTGATGGAGCTCGCAAAATCTTATTTAATTGATTTCGGTTTACAATTTGATGAACAAGAGCCGGAAATTGTTCTTTCGATTGGCGGCGATGGGACATTATTGCATGCTTTCCACCGCTATTTGCACCGTTTGGATAAAACAGCTTTTGTCGGGATCCATACAGGACATTTAGGTTTTTATGCTGATTGGAAACCTTCGGAACTTGAAAAGTTAGTATTGTCGATTGCCAAAAAGGAATACAATGTCGTGGAATACCCGTTATTGGAAGTGCAGGTGCATCGCCAGCATTCCGAATCCAGCACGTTTTTGGCGCTGAATGAAGCAACGATTAAATCTCCGGACGTAACGCTTGTAATGGATGTGGAACTGAACGGTGAGCATTTTGAGCGCTTCCGGGGGGACGGTTTATGTATTTCGACACCGTCGGGCAGTACAGCATACAATAAAGCACTGGGCGGAGCGATTATTCATCCGACATTGCAGGCTTTGCAAATAACGGAAATGGCATCGATCAATAACCGTGTATTCCGGACTGTCGGATCTTCCTTAGTATTACCGGCACATCATAACTGTGTATTAAAACCCGTGCATGAGCAGCAATTCAATATGACGGTCGATCATATAAGCATGACGGAAACCGATGTAAAATCGATTACTTTTAATGTAGCAAATGAAAAAGTGAGGTTTGCACGTTTCAGACCATTCCCTTTCTGGGAACGTGTGCACGATTCATTTATTTCGAATGAATAG
- a CDS encoding RluA family pseudouridine synthase yields MDKRFQLQFTNKVDQELLRDAIAQWGISKRALTAIKFDGGALLVNGEVRNVRHRLAEGDIVTIIFPVEEASEGLIPVQGELTVVYEDEAVLLVDKPAFMSSIPSREHPDNSLANLVYGYFEQQQLASTVHIVTRLDRDTSGLMLIAKHRHIHHLMSEQQKKGQIHREYEAVAEGIIEQARQSIIAPIGRKDTSIIEREVRPDGQFAHTDVTVLTSKNDMTHIRLKLHTGRTHQIRVHMAYIGHPLVGDELYGGNHAFIDRQALHCRYIEFEHPLTKERVQFESKLPEEISRLIY; encoded by the coding sequence ATGGATAAACGATTTCAATTACAATTTACAAATAAGGTTGATCAGGAACTGTTGCGTGACGCAATTGCTCAATGGGGTATTTCAAAGCGTGCATTGACCGCCATTAAATTTGATGGCGGGGCACTTTTGGTTAACGGAGAAGTAAGAAATGTCAGGCATCGCTTGGCAGAAGGCGATATTGTGACGATTATTTTCCCGGTAGAAGAAGCAAGTGAAGGACTGATCCCTGTACAAGGAGAATTAACTGTTGTGTACGAAGATGAGGCAGTGCTTCTAGTCGACAAACCGGCCTTCATGAGCTCGATCCCTTCCCGGGAACACCCGGATAATTCGCTTGCAAACCTTGTATATGGCTATTTTGAGCAGCAGCAGCTTGCTTCTACTGTTCATATCGTGACAAGACTTGACCGCGATACATCCGGGCTGATGCTTATAGCGAAGCACCGCCATATTCATCATTTAATGAGTGAACAGCAAAAAAAGGGACAAATTCACCGTGAATATGAAGCAGTTGCAGAAGGTATCATTGAACAAGCCCGGCAATCGATTATCGCTCCGATTGGACGGAAGGATACGAGCATTATTGAACGTGAAGTACGTCCAGACGGACAATTTGCGCATACGGATGTGACTGTGCTGACCTCTAAAAATGACATGACACATATCCGCCTGAAGCTTCATACGGGAAGAACCCATCAAATACGTGTTCATATGGCTTATATTGGCCACCCGTTAGTTGGGGATGAATTATATGGAGGCAATCATGCATTCATTGACCGCCAGGCACTCCATTGCCGCTATATTGAATTTGAACATCCGCTAACGAAAGAAAGAGTACAATTTGAAAGCAAGCTGCCAGAAGAGATTTCCAGATTGATTTACTAA
- the mgtE gene encoding magnesium transporter produces MIEEKNDEVQYDEAFLRMLLDEENIESFREHFLVLHPYDQAQFYEEVGPDIRQIIYRYLSPQEMAIIFETTEIEDDEYKTYLDEMDPSYGAAMFGFMYTDNAVDILNELDTEQRENYLDMMDEETVDEINELLGYEEYTAGAIMTTEYVSVVENATVREAMRVLRQEAQTAETIYYIFVVDQAHRLLGVMSLRELIVAEGDLYVRDIMSERVVSVKVTDDQENVANLIKDYDLLAIPVVNESRELQGIITVDDIIDVIEEEAEDDYSKLAGIADMDDNDAGPLRAAGKRLPWLIILLFLGMLTSGLMGIFEATLDKVALLATFIPLISGTSGNSGTQALAVAVRGIATGDIGGKSKFRLIVRELSTGLIMGVVSGAIVVGIIFFWKGTLMIGLLVGASICCSIIVATLAGSFIPILMHKLGVDPAVASGPFITTLNDVTSIIIYLGLASTFISRIL; encoded by the coding sequence ATGATAGAGGAAAAAAATGATGAAGTCCAGTACGATGAAGCGTTTTTGCGAATGCTGCTTGATGAAGAAAATATCGAGTCGTTCCGTGAACATTTCCTAGTACTCCATCCATATGATCAAGCACAGTTTTATGAAGAGGTGGGACCGGACATACGGCAAATTATTTATCGTTACTTGTCTCCTCAGGAAATGGCGATCATTTTCGAAACAACTGAAATTGAAGATGATGAATATAAAACGTACTTAGATGAGATGGATCCATCATACGGTGCGGCCATGTTCGGCTTCATGTATACCGACAATGCGGTGGATATACTTAATGAATTGGATACCGAGCAACGGGAAAATTACCTGGATATGATGGATGAAGAAACCGTCGATGAGATTAATGAGCTTTTAGGCTATGAAGAATATACAGCCGGGGCCATTATGACGACGGAATATGTGTCGGTCGTAGAAAATGCAACGGTTCGTGAGGCAATGCGTGTGCTGCGTCAGGAAGCTCAAACCGCTGAAACAATTTATTATATTTTTGTAGTGGATCAGGCACATCGACTCCTTGGTGTCATGTCTTTAAGGGAACTGATTGTTGCAGAAGGGGATTTGTATGTCCGAGATATTATGAGCGAACGTGTCGTATCGGTAAAAGTAACCGATGACCAGGAAAATGTCGCGAACTTGATAAAGGACTACGACCTATTGGCGATTCCAGTTGTCAACGAGAGCCGGGAACTTCAAGGGATTATTACGGTCGATGATATTATCGACGTAATTGAAGAAGAAGCAGAAGACGACTATTCCAAGCTGGCAGGTATTGCGGATATGGATGATAATGATGCAGGTCCTTTACGGGCGGCGGGCAAGCGTTTGCCATGGCTCATTATTTTACTGTTCTTAGGTATGCTGACATCGGGACTTATGGGGATATTTGAAGCAACACTCGATAAAGTCGCCTTGCTTGCAACATTTATTCCGCTTATTTCCGGTACTTCCGGTAATAGTGGAACACAGGCATTGGCTGTAGCAGTACGAGGGATTGCAACAGGAGATATTGGCGGGAAAAGTAAATTCCGGCTGATTGTCCGGGAATTAAGCACAGGACTTATTATGGGAGTAGTAAGTGGTGCAATTGTTGTCGGGATCATTTTCTTCTGGAAAGGTACATTAATGATCGGCCTGCTTGTCGGAGCATCAATTTGCTGCTCGATAATTGTCGCAACGCTGGCAGGATCATTTATACCAATTTTAATGCATAAGCTGGGTGTTGACCCTGCCGTTGCGTCAGGTCCTTTTATCACAACATTGAATGACGTCACAAGTATTATCATTTATCTTGGGCTGGCATCGACATTCATTAGCCGGATTCTGTAA
- a CDS encoding 4-diphosphocytidyl-2C-methyl-D-erythritol kinase: MWNVEIHPLLFIASPVYIQEKRVEIEEESTSIYVRPATEKIENALIARQLHYFSKPTKEPRVLVFILQSGEKIHGSIDKISGSQVLLNCHDTKRWIKANEIVLIHNTL, encoded by the coding sequence ATGTGGAATGTGGAAATTCACCCATTACTTTTTATTGCAAGTCCGGTTTATATACAAGAAAAACGCGTCGAAATAGAAGAAGAAAGTACATCAATCTATGTACGGCCTGCCACTGAAAAAATTGAAAATGCCCTTATTGCCCGTCAGCTTCATTATTTTTCAAAACCGACGAAAGAGCCGAGGGTATTGGTATTTATATTGCAGTCAGGTGAAAAAATACACGGATCAATCGATAAAATTAGCGGTAGTCAAGTATTGCTGAATTGTCACGATACAAAGCGCTGGATAAAAGCTAATGAAATCGTGTTAATTCATAATACTTTATAA